The following are from one region of the Candidatus Deferrimicrobium borealis genome:
- the dapB gene encoding 4-hydroxy-tetrahydrodipicolinate reductase: MPGVVVCGAMGRMGRAILGVLKEGPHGFSLCGAVEAAGHPLLSQDAFEAAGAGRAGVPVTDDFAKAVAAADVAVDFTGPDSSARNAGAAAAAGKPIVIGSTGLGPSHMERIRSAAAKVAIVQSPNMSVGVNLMFKVAADVARVLGQEYDVEIVETHHRFKKDAPSGTAVRLADAVATALGRTMEDSGVYGRRGMVGERAPREIGVFAVRAGDVVGEHTLIFGGIGERFEITHRAHSRDTFARGAVRAAAWVLGKPPGLYDMADVLGIG, from the coding sequence TTGCCCGGCGTAGTCGTCTGCGGCGCGATGGGGCGGATGGGGAGGGCGATCCTCGGCGTCCTGAAGGAGGGTCCCCACGGGTTCTCCCTCTGCGGGGCGGTAGAGGCGGCGGGACACCCCCTTCTCTCGCAGGACGCCTTCGAGGCGGCCGGGGCCGGAAGGGCGGGGGTTCCCGTCACCGACGATTTCGCGAAGGCGGTCGCCGCCGCCGACGTGGCGGTCGACTTCACCGGTCCCGACTCCTCGGCCCGCAACGCCGGCGCGGCGGCCGCGGCAGGGAAGCCGATCGTCATCGGGAGCACGGGGCTCGGTCCGTCCCACATGGAGCGGATCCGGAGCGCGGCGGCGAAGGTGGCGATCGTCCAATCCCCCAACATGAGCGTCGGGGTGAACCTCATGTTCAAGGTCGCGGCCGACGTGGCGCGGGTGCTGGGGCAGGAGTACGACGTGGAGATCGTCGAGACGCACCACCGGTTCAAGAAGGACGCCCCCTCGGGGACGGCGGTCCGTCTCGCCGACGCGGTGGCGACCGCTCTCGGGCGGACGATGGAAGACTCGGGCGTGTACGGGCGGCGGGGGATGGTCGGGGAGCGGGCCCCCCGGGAGATCGGCGTCTTCGCCGTCCGCGCCGGGGACGTGGTGGGGGAGCACACGCTGATCTTCGGCGGGATCGGCGAGCGGTTCGAGATCACGCACCGGGCCCACAGCCGCGACACGTTCGCCCGCGGCGCCGTGCGTGCGGCCGCGTG